CTTTATAAACACCATCACGTAAAACGTGAAACACAATCCTAGCAAGCTTATTAGCAACAGCAACAAGAGCCTTCTTACCACTCCCACTCCTCTCCTTAATTCTAGTATAAAACTCATTAAACTTACCATCAACCCTAACAGCAGCAAGAAAGAAAACACGCCTCAAATACTTATTACCCGGAATCAACCCATTGTGGCTCAAGAACTCACCACTCTGCTTAGTTCTTGGAGAAAGGCCTGCATAAGAGCAAAAAGCCTTAGAGTTTGAGAATCGAGAAATATCACCAACCTCTCCCAAAATAGTTGAGGCTGTGGTAAAACCTATTCCGGGAATTTTGAGTAGTTCTGCAAGAGTAGCCTTGGGGATTAGAGTGGCAATCATGTCATCAATCTCCTTAACTTGCCCTTCAACCATATTCATCTCTTCTACTAGTTGTTTCAAAATTAATACTTCACCCTTGTTTAGTTTTCTCCCTAATAAGTTCTTTAGTTTCTCTTTCTCCTCATTGGTTAGTTCTTGTCCCTTTACTAGTTTGTCTAGTATTTGTCTTCCTTCTTTGTTGAATGGTTCTATCTTGTATCCTGCTGTTTGTAATGTTTTTCTTATCATGTTTTTTATTTGTGTTATTCTCTCCTCTAGTTGTTTTCTGTGTCTTTCTAGTTCTCTTAGTTCTCTTTCGTTTTCTTTTGGTATGTATGATGTTTTTATCGCTCCTATTGCGTATGCTAGTGCTAGTCTTTTTGAGTCTAGTTCGTCTGTTTTCTTTCCAAGTATTTCTCTTAATTGTAATGGGTTTACTACTCCTATGTTGTATCCTTTTTGTGTTAGCTTGTCGTATAGGTAGTAGAAGTATACTCCAGTTGCTTCCATTATTCCTTCCTTGTAGTCTCCTAGGAAGTTTATGAGTTGTTGTATTCCTTCGTTGTCGTATTTGAATTCTCTTGTCTCACTTTCTCTCTCTATTAATTGTTCCCCTTGTTGTTCTAGTTTTACTTTTGTCACTACTATTTTTGATTCTCCAACGTCAATTCCAAAGGTTTTTAATTTTATTTGTTGCACGTGTTATATTGTTTTTCCTCTCGTATTAGGTTTTCTATCATAATACTTCTATAGAATATCAGACTAT
The nucleotide sequence above comes from Sulfolobus tengchongensis. Encoded proteins:
- a CDS encoding IS110 family transposase — encoded protein: MQQIKLKTFGIDVGESKIVVTKVKLEQQGEQLIERESETREFKYDNEGIQQLINFLGDYKEGIMEATGVYFYYLYDKLTQKGYNIGVVNPLQLREILGKKTDELDSKRLALAYAIGAIKTSYIPKENERELRELERHRKQLEERITQIKNMIRKTLQTAGYKIEPFNKEGRQILDKLVKGQELTNEEKEKLKNLLGRKLNKGEVLILKQLVEEMNMVEGQVKEIDDMIATLIPKATLAELLKIPGIGFTTASTILGEVGDISRFSNSKAFCSYAGLSPRTKQSGEFLSHNGLIPGNKYLRRVFFLAAVRVDGKFNEFYTRIKERSGSGKKALVAVANKLARIVFHVLRDGVYKGDSKKVVRVRKGREPSVDGDSTLSSALDKL